One Lacipirellulaceae bacterium DNA window includes the following coding sequences:
- a CDS encoding acyclic terpene utilization AtuA family protein: MRFATIEATVEGPINGLEAFVAAQGLDLLNLRYRRARVVNPTGEDWVYPDFNQSFATHLGQLTKSLYLEPNLHVFADAGWGNAYGCVEAAAAKLVDAGCGDLLISAVRGSNLLPMLDQLYFEGQRFEHEANGEGIDLEHHKLLAADLQIGAGPIEAAFAEGARVVIAGCCDPTASVIAKAANQYDWQWDELERIAGAAAAAELTHELSHRRSLTSQSVLPVVVGSVAHEGNFTVGIDARDGAGEIAELRTRPLLSTADVNAEWSDVEVSEVSPSLTNVSGVAGAASDGTWRLSLIHARFATTMELVFRSREVAADFLSSLPAEIPNRAQAPTTPVAGCYYEMLPQRSEKDACSYLIRLLGDDQMQCESWLNLFAQKVAQVGPYVTWISAPPQVQAVCEAWPTRIPRDQIDIAVDTRPAKEWF, encoded by the coding sequence ATGCGATTTGCAACCATCGAAGCCACTGTCGAGGGACCCATCAACGGGCTGGAAGCCTTTGTTGCCGCACAGGGTCTCGATCTTCTGAATCTTCGCTATCGCCGCGCTCGGGTCGTGAATCCCACCGGCGAGGACTGGGTCTACCCCGACTTCAATCAGTCGTTTGCAACGCACCTTGGGCAACTCACCAAGTCGCTTTACCTTGAGCCCAACCTCCATGTGTTTGCCGACGCGGGTTGGGGAAACGCCTATGGTTGTGTCGAAGCGGCGGCGGCAAAACTGGTTGATGCAGGCTGTGGCGACCTGCTCATCTCTGCTGTCCGCGGGAGCAATCTCTTACCGATGCTCGACCAGCTCTACTTCGAAGGGCAACGATTCGAGCATGAAGCGAATGGCGAGGGCATCGACTTAGAGCACCACAAGCTCTTGGCCGCTGACCTACAAATCGGCGCTGGGCCGATCGAAGCGGCTTTCGCTGAGGGAGCCCGCGTTGTAATAGCCGGTTGTTGCGATCCCACGGCCAGCGTGATCGCCAAGGCTGCTAATCAATACGATTGGCAGTGGGATGAGCTAGAAAGAATCGCCGGAGCAGCGGCTGCTGCGGAACTCACGCACGAGCTTTCGCACCGTCGGTCGCTCACTTCGCAAAGTGTCCTCCCCGTAGTTGTTGGGAGCGTTGCTCACGAAGGGAACTTCACAGTGGGCATTGATGCCCGTGACGGTGCCGGTGAAATAGCCGAACTGCGGACACGCCCCCTGCTCTCAACCGCAGATGTCAACGCTGAATGGTCAGACGTGGAAGTTTCAGAAGTCAGCCCGAGTCTCACCAACGTCTCTGGCGTGGCAGGCGCAGCGAGCGATGGGACTTGGCGATTAAGTCTAATTCACGCCCGTTTCGCAACGACCATGGAGCTTGTCTTCCGGTCAAGAGAAGTCGCTGCCGACTTCCTGAGCAGCTTGCCGGCGGAAATCCCGAATCGGGCACAGGCCCCGACCACGCCCGTAGCCGGCTGCTATTATGAAATGCTTCCGCAAAGATCAGAGAAGGACGCCTGCAGTTACCTTATACGTCTGCTGGGGGATGACCAGATGCAGTGCGAGAGTTGGTTAAACCTATTTGCGCAAAAGGTCGCGCAAGTTGGTCCTTATGTCACTTGGATTTCAGCTCCCCCACAAGTGCAAGCGGTCTGCGAGGCCTGGCCAACGCGAATTCCACGCGATCAAATTGACATTGCGGTCGACACTCGACCCGCGAAAGAATGGTTCTAA